The Nitratidesulfovibrio sp. SRB-5 genomic sequence CGCACGGGCGCTGACGGATGGCGGGAAGGGTCAGTCGCGGGCGCGGTCGGCCACGATGTCGATGTCGGCGTGGCGCTGCATCAGGTGGCGGCGCAGGGCGCGTGCGTCGTCGAAATCGCGGAAGGGGCCCACGCAGACCATCCAGCGCTTGCGACCGTTTTCCGTGCGCGCCCGGACGCGCACGGCGGCTTCGCCTTCGCGTTCAAGCTTGCGGACCAGCCGTTCGGCTTCGGCCTTGCTGGCGTACGACCTGATGCGGACGAAATAGGCGCTGTCGGGGTCCAGAGGACGGCCCTTGGCGTCACCCAGCACCTCGATGCGCACGGCGGCGCTGCCCGGCTTGACGATGCCCAGTTGTTTCGCGGCGGAGTAGGAGACGTCGATGTCGCGATTGCCGCGATAGGGGCCTCGGTCATTCACCGTGACCAGCACGGAGCGACCGTTGGAAAGGTTGGTCACGCGGACCACCGTGCCGAGGGGCAGGGTCTTGTGCGCGGCCGTCAGGGCGTTCATGTCGTAGCTTTCGCCGCTGGCGGTCTTCTTGCCGTGCAGATCGTCGCTGTACCACGAGGCGCGACCGCGTTTGGTCGGCGCCTCGCTGGCCGCCGCGGGCAGTGCCGCGAGCAGCAGCGCACAGAGCATCAGGATGGTCGTCGGGTATAGTAGGGGGTGTCGTCGGGTCATGGGCCTCCTGCGGTTGCGTGCCACGGAAGGTCGTGGCGAGTCGTGTCCTGCCCGGCGCAAGGACGCGGCTCTGGGGCAACGTTCGGTCTGTCCCGTCGTGCAACGGGCTGCCGGGCAAACCTTGGGGGTAGCACCTCGACAGTACCGTGTTTTTCCCGTATATCGCCGCACGTGTCAACGTGCCGCAATCCCGGCATGTTACGAGGCGATACTGCGGTAACATGCTGTCACGCCACAGTGCGTGGGCGCGGTGTTGCAGCATTATTTTTTTTCGTCCTTCCCGCGACGAGCCCCGCGCACCGTGCGCCCGCGCCGCCGCGCCTTTTCCTGCACGCGGGAGTCGTTCATGCTGTTGTACGCCAAGCTGATGCTGGCCACCGTGTTCTGGGGCGGCACCTTTGTTGCCGGGCGCATCGCCGCCACCCACGCCGGCCCCTTTTCCGCCGCGTTCCTGCGCTTCGCCATGGCCACCGGGCTGCTGTTCTGGTACGTGCGCCGCCGCGAGGGCGCACTGCCGCGCCTGACCTCGCCGGGCATGCACGGCTGGGCCGGGGTGCTGCTGCTGGGGGCCACCGGGGTATTCGCCTACAACGCCCTGTTCTTCACCGGGCTTGCCACCGTGCCCGCCAGCCGGGCGGCGGTGATCGTCACCAACAATCCCATCGCCATCGCCGTGGGTGCCGCGCTGTTCCTGGGCGAACCGCTGTCGCGCCGCAAGCTGGCGGGCATCCTGCTGTCCGTGGGC encodes the following:
- a CDS encoding septal ring lytic transglycosylase RlpA family protein — encoded protein: MTRRHPLLYPTTILMLCALLLAALPAAASEAPTKRGRASWYSDDLHGKKTASGESYDMNALTAAHKTLPLGTVVRVTNLSNGRSVLVTVNDRGPYRGNRDIDVSYSAAKQLGIVKPGSAAVRIEVLGDAKGRPLDPDSAYFVRIRSYASKAEAERLVRKLEREGEAAVRVRARTENGRKRWMVCVGPFRDFDDARALRRHLMQRHADIDIVADRARD